One Sparus aurata chromosome 5, fSpaAur1.1, whole genome shotgun sequence genomic window carries:
- the kctd10 gene encoding BTB/POZ domain-containing adapter for CUL3-mediated RhoA degradation protein 3 isoform X1 translates to MEDMSGESVVSSAVPAATTRTTSFKGSSPSSKYVKLNVGGALYYTTMQTLTKQDTMLKAMFSGRMEVLTDSEGWILIDRCGKHFGTILNYLRDGAVPLPDSRRETEELLAEAKYYLVQGLADECTAALQNKETYEPLCKVPLMTSSKEEQKLIATSNKPTVKLLYNRSNNKYSYTSNSDDNMLKNIELFDKLSLRFNGRVLFIKDVIGDEICCWSFYGQGRKIAEVCCTSIVYATEKKQTKVEFPEARIYEETLNILLYESHDGRGPDNALLEATGGAAGRSHHLDEDDERERIERVRRIHIKRPDDRTHHHQ, encoded by the exons ATG GAAGATATGTCAGGAGAAAGTGTGGTGAGCTCGGCAGTGCCGGCAGCTACAACGCGGACTACATCCTTCAAGGGCTCCAGCCCCAGCTCTAAGTATGTGAAGTTAAATGTAGGTGGAGCGCTGTACTACACTACAATGCAGACTTTAACCAAACAGGACACGATGCTCAAAGCCATGTTCAGTGGCAGGATGGAGGTCCTCACAGACAGTGAAG GTTGGATCTTGATTGATCGCTGTGGGAAACATTTTGGAACAATCCTTAACTACCTTAGAGACGGGGCTGTGCCGCTCCCAGACAGCCGACGGGAGACTGAGGAACTGCTCGCCGAGGCCAAGTATTACCTTGTCCAAGGCCTGGCTGATGAATGTACAGCTGCCTTGCAG aaCAAAGAAACTTACGAACCCCTTTGTAAAGTGCCTCTGATGACATCGTCTAAGGAAGAGCAGAAGCTTATTGCAACCTCTAATAAG CCTACTGTCAAACTGCTGTATAACAGAAGCAACAACAAGTATTCATATACCAG cAATTCTGATGACAACATGCTGAAAAATATTGAGCTGTTTgacaagctgtcattgcggttCAACGGTCGGGTGCTCTTCATCAAAGACGTGATTGGGGACGAGATCTGTTGTTGGTCATTTTATGGCCAAGGGCGCAAGATTGCTGAAGTGTGTTGCACCTCCATTGTTTATGCGACAGAGAAGAAGCAGACAAAG GTGGAGTTCCCCGAAGCTCGAATCTATGAGGAGACCCTCAACATCCTCCTGTATGAGTCCCATGACGGGAGGGGTCCCGACAATGCCCTGCTGGAGGCCACAGGGGGCGCTGCAGGACGATCTCATCATCTGGATGAGGATGATGAGCGAGAACGAATTGAGCGAGTTCGTAGGATTCACATCAAACGACCTGATGACCGcacacaccaccaccagtgA
- the kctd10 gene encoding BTB/POZ domain-containing adapter for CUL3-mediated RhoA degradation protein 3 isoform X2: MSGESVVSSAVPAATTRTTSFKGSSPSSKYVKLNVGGALYYTTMQTLTKQDTMLKAMFSGRMEVLTDSEGWILIDRCGKHFGTILNYLRDGAVPLPDSRRETEELLAEAKYYLVQGLADECTAALQNKETYEPLCKVPLMTSSKEEQKLIATSNKPTVKLLYNRSNNKYSYTSNSDDNMLKNIELFDKLSLRFNGRVLFIKDVIGDEICCWSFYGQGRKIAEVCCTSIVYATEKKQTKVEFPEARIYEETLNILLYESHDGRGPDNALLEATGGAAGRSHHLDEDDERERIERVRRIHIKRPDDRTHHHQ; this comes from the exons ATGTCAGGAGAAAGTGTGGTGAGCTCGGCAGTGCCGGCAGCTACAACGCGGACTACATCCTTCAAGGGCTCCAGCCCCAGCTCTAAGTATGTGAAGTTAAATGTAGGTGGAGCGCTGTACTACACTACAATGCAGACTTTAACCAAACAGGACACGATGCTCAAAGCCATGTTCAGTGGCAGGATGGAGGTCCTCACAGACAGTGAAG GTTGGATCTTGATTGATCGCTGTGGGAAACATTTTGGAACAATCCTTAACTACCTTAGAGACGGGGCTGTGCCGCTCCCAGACAGCCGACGGGAGACTGAGGAACTGCTCGCCGAGGCCAAGTATTACCTTGTCCAAGGCCTGGCTGATGAATGTACAGCTGCCTTGCAG aaCAAAGAAACTTACGAACCCCTTTGTAAAGTGCCTCTGATGACATCGTCTAAGGAAGAGCAGAAGCTTATTGCAACCTCTAATAAG CCTACTGTCAAACTGCTGTATAACAGAAGCAACAACAAGTATTCATATACCAG cAATTCTGATGACAACATGCTGAAAAATATTGAGCTGTTTgacaagctgtcattgcggttCAACGGTCGGGTGCTCTTCATCAAAGACGTGATTGGGGACGAGATCTGTTGTTGGTCATTTTATGGCCAAGGGCGCAAGATTGCTGAAGTGTGTTGCACCTCCATTGTTTATGCGACAGAGAAGAAGCAGACAAAG GTGGAGTTCCCCGAAGCTCGAATCTATGAGGAGACCCTCAACATCCTCCTGTATGAGTCCCATGACGGGAGGGGTCCCGACAATGCCCTGCTGGAGGCCACAGGGGGCGCTGCAGGACGATCTCATCATCTGGATGAGGATGATGAGCGAGAACGAATTGAGCGAGTTCGTAGGATTCACATCAAACGACCTGATGACCGcacacaccaccaccagtgA